One Streptomyces hundungensis DNA segment encodes these proteins:
- a CDS encoding helix-turn-helix domain-containing protein produces MRVHPTPPFNALAARRLREALGMAPGHVAYGMRAQYGLLVSPDTVTAWERGLAAPEARELTALAGVLWCSPGDLMAAASTLREHRLARGLGIEDMARRVGLDAGAYRRMEDAGRWRGNERQSAALADLLQLPLRDYVTATGQNEDLAELLRGAVTTRWQAYVKPTAKLLPLSRQHLEGVLDQLHTEYQSHMVATLNWGAANDTGDAGRDFLDRIVERFWELAHG; encoded by the coding sequence GTGCGCGTGCACCCCACCCCACCCTTCAACGCCCTCGCGGCCCGCCGACTGCGAGAGGCCCTGGGCATGGCCCCCGGCCACGTCGCCTACGGCATGCGCGCCCAGTACGGCCTGCTGGTGTCACCGGACACCGTGACGGCGTGGGAGCGGGGGCTCGCGGCGCCCGAGGCGCGGGAGCTGACCGCGCTCGCCGGCGTCCTGTGGTGCTCCCCCGGCGACCTCATGGCCGCGGCCTCCACGCTGCGCGAACACCGTCTCGCGCGCGGGCTCGGCATCGAGGACATGGCCCGCCGGGTCGGGCTCGACGCGGGGGCGTACCGGCGCATGGAGGACGCGGGGCGCTGGCGCGGCAACGAGCGCCAGTCGGCGGCGCTCGCCGATCTGCTCCAGCTGCCGCTGCGCGACTACGTGACGGCCACCGGCCAGAACGAGGACCTCGCGGAGTTGCTCCGCGGCGCGGTGACCACGCGCTGGCAGGCGTATGTGAAACCGACGGCGAAGCTGCTGCCGCTCTCGCGTCAGCATCTGGAGGGGGTGCTCGACCAGCTCCACACCGAGTACCAGTCGCACATGGTGGCCACGCTGAACTGGGGGGCGGCCAATGACACGGGGGATGCGGGTCGGGACTTTCTCGACCGCATCGTGGAGCGGTTCTGGGAGCTGGCACACGGGTAG